The following proteins come from a genomic window of Candidatus Zixiibacteriota bacterium:
- a CDS encoding FAD-binding protein, with protein sequence MSEFRTPAYTSRSDIPGFCRRLIRAKAVVMATGGCGRLHIQGFMTTNHHGATADGIVLGYRAGVPVCFLHTVQYHPTGIVFPEQAEGILITEKFRGWGANLVDIEGNQFVNEADGRVAPMLLADCTDPRIRERQLTAHYVGTLR encoded by the coding sequence GTGAGTGAATTCAGAACACCCGCCTATACGAGTCGGTCCGATATCCCAGGGTTCTGCCGCAGACTGATCAGGGCGAAGGCGGTCGTCATGGCGACCGGCGGATGCGGGCGGCTGCATATCCAGGGTTTCATGACTACAAACCACCACGGTGCGACCGCCGACGGCATCGTGCTCGGGTACCGTGCGGGCGTACCGGTTTGTTTTCTTCATACGGTCCAGTACCACCCCACGGGGATTGTCTTCCCGGAGCAGGCGGAAGGCATTCTTATCACGGAGAAGTTCCGTGGATGGGGCGCCAATCTCGTCGATATCGAGGGCAACCAGTTCGTCAACGAAGCGGATGGCCGGGTTGCTCCGATGCTTCTTGCGGATTGCACCGACCCACGGATTCGCGAGCGTCAGCTTACGGCACACTACGTGGGGACGCTTCGGTAA
- a CDS encoding cohesin domain-containing protein — MERNRRWRRVFLMIASAVVSLLAIGGVSEAQINVAGDMNLDSIDNSIADLAYYYSYFALGLGVFPPLSIEAVIAESDVNCDGSTLTVPDMVKMCQIMLGNAQPCTLNVASSRLLSSTVSRGMDANFTVSIEKWSQSVSDDFRVLVRLNQQAKEVNGYQFNIRWDPAGIELLDVVPGSPYLVDWQVVGYQEVFGGATRREVRIVGYPWESGSGTADLSNWSSAVLVELRFQITDPETSFSKPFQFRWGPCGDNSLAVLDWQGTAFETPEYLAVSSQVYDYDGSDITGQDGGGVHDFCLSSDTLAPRREIIFHNTLIEFEALCCETTGDYNSDGTTDLSDLIGFVNYLFLGGVPPVCPASVNINGDPGCAVDLTDLISLVSYLFTGGATPAPCMEQCM; from the coding sequence ATGGAGAGGAACCGACGTTGGCGCCGAGTATTCTTGATGATCGCATCGGCAGTAGTCTCTCTGTTGGCAATCGGGGGAGTTTCGGAGGCACAGATCAATGTTGCCGGTGATATGAATCTCGACAGCATCGACAACAGCATCGCCGACCTGGCCTACTACTACAGCTACTTCGCTTTGGGTCTCGGGGTATTCCCGCCGCTCTCGATCGAGGCGGTGATCGCCGAGTCGGACGTCAATTGCGATGGTTCGACTCTGACGGTGCCTGATATGGTCAAGATGTGCCAGATCATGCTCGGCAACGCCCAGCCGTGTACGCTGAATGTCGCCTCGTCGAGGCTGCTGTCTTCGACCGTAAGCCGGGGAATGGACGCTAACTTCACCGTTTCGATAGAGAAGTGGAGTCAATCCGTGTCCGATGACTTTCGGGTGCTCGTGCGGCTGAACCAGCAGGCCAAAGAGGTGAACGGATACCAGTTCAATATCCGCTGGGATCCGGCAGGAATAGAGTTGCTCGATGTCGTTCCCGGATCGCCGTATCTGGTCGACTGGCAGGTCGTCGGATACCAGGAGGTTTTCGGGGGGGCAACGAGGCGCGAGGTCCGCATAGTCGGTTACCCCTGGGAAAGCGGCTCCGGTACCGCCGACCTGAGCAATTGGAGTTCGGCCGTTCTTGTGGAGCTTCGCTTCCAGATCACCGATCCGGAGACATCGTTTTCCAAACCATTCCAGTTTCGCTGGGGGCCGTGCGGCGACAATTCCCTGGCCGTCCTGGACTGGCAGGGGACGGCTTTTGAGACGCCGGAGTACCTTGCTGTTTCAAGCCAGGTATACGACTATGATGGCTCAGATATCACCGGGCAGGACGGCGGGGGGGTGCATGACTTCTGCCTGAGCTCCGACACTCTCGCTCCGAGGCGGGAGATCATTTTCCACAACACGTTGATCGAATTCGAGGCGCTATGTTGTGAGACGACCGGCGATTACAACAGCGACGGAACTACCGATCTGTCTGACCTGATCGGGTTCGTCAATTACCTGTTTCTCGGCGGCGTCCCACCGGTGTGTCCGGCGTCGGTCAACATCAATGGTGATCCCGGCTGCGCCGTTGATTTAACCGATCTCATTAGTCTGGTCAGCTACCTGTTTACCGGAGGCGCGACACCGGCGCCGTGTATGGAGCAGTGTATGTAG
- a CDS encoding bacteriohemerythrin: MAFIDWNDSYNTYIPDMDQQHQGLVRLINQLHESIEAGHDREAVGGVIRSLVDYTIFHFREEESLMCQFAPSMHEHHSAFHAAFAEWISDQLVKWGMGEEVEAGYLLEYLRWWLLDHIACEDVAMARAIMKVPAAILK, from the coding sequence ATGGCTTTCATCGACTGGAACGATTCCTACAATACATACATCCCTGACATGGATCAGCAGCATCAGGGTCTGGTCCGGCTGATAAACCAGCTGCACGAGTCGATTGAGGCCGGGCACGACCGCGAAGCGGTTGGCGGTGTGATTCGGTCTCTTGTTGACTACACTATCTTCCACTTCCGTGAAGAAGAAAGCCTTATGTGTCAATTCGCTCCCTCGATGCACGAGCATCATAGCGCGTTTCACGCGGCCTTTGCGGAATGGATCAGCGATCAGCTCGTGAAGTGGGGGATGGGGGAAGAGGTTGAAGCCGGGTACCTGCTGGAGTATCTGCGCTGGTGGCTGCTGGATCACATCGCGTGCGAGGATGTGGCGATGGCCCGAGCAATTATGAAGGTGCCGGCAGCAATCCTGAAGTAA
- a CDS encoding ATP-binding protein yields MESSSISRFGIARYRCSTWLALISLTATFALFGACAEAATRDIDIDDDPLFLVFDTEILHRSELLDDRGVVFHPILTFPPPGYDSVQQRLIIAFNGSGIQGDPSMVLVRNWPEWTIADEQPVRLLLSDVATLTVPDSIAPTACGTGVRNDTGFVYRYVPDLQLYEEYPVVVGANRLGEPWIAKMPILAVADLDRDGYDELMIGISAGRYGTPRELVCVDSKSGRVRWRYGLAAAINDQSLHVFSEEPRVRFVTISPGQGYTVDGFSDMFSYYVALDSDGHERCRKIVARYPEPGLLAWDKESDRAYLYHTLQPTDTMSLSEEESTSPRVSLISPIGDVRIQAAIDMELQDMWTSDYIGGGCEELCVITNSGHIRVYDSLLSPVAGSGPSSLSGFAGRGPTLQGYRETGVLKDQRGSSLLVSESFDPLAVLPMAAYVALIQQPDESSDSATLIVAFPRRHGSIVSLRARSFGDYLVILFNRYRNYLIAVLLSLGVGLVIVNYYRIRTRRNLDTISTQKEELEAAHRALREAQEQIVAAEKYRQAKDIAGGLAHEIRNALFPARGLLSRLKKEQLGPGIGEFVADIERSVVRAVDVTTWISRYTTLDSGHAPSLVRIERIVEQVLQLHGAKIESSGVKVKTHGDSAVTVEADEAQLVLAVSNLVGNSLDALGGTKDPTLSIGWSHSESHCRIAVEDSGPGIDLEIIARVFDPFFSTKPSQGTGLGLCIVRQIATLHGGSVAIENRPEGGVRAEIALPAES; encoded by the coding sequence TTGGAATCATCGTCGATATCCCGCTTCGGTATCGCCCGTTATCGCTGCAGCACGTGGTTGGCGTTGATTTCGTTGACTGCGACATTCGCGCTTTTCGGTGCTTGCGCCGAAGCCGCAACGCGTGACATAGACATCGATGATGATCCTCTCTTCCTGGTATTTGATACCGAAATCCTGCACCGGAGCGAACTGCTTGACGACCGCGGCGTGGTGTTTCATCCGATACTGACGTTTCCGCCCCCCGGCTATGATTCCGTTCAGCAGCGACTAATCATAGCATTTAACGGATCCGGGATCCAGGGAGATCCGTCCATGGTGCTGGTGCGGAACTGGCCGGAGTGGACTATTGCCGATGAGCAACCTGTCCGACTGCTCCTGTCTGATGTCGCCACTCTAACGGTTCCCGATTCGATTGCACCAACTGCGTGTGGGACCGGGGTCAGAAACGATACGGGATTCGTTTATCGGTATGTCCCTGACCTGCAATTGTACGAGGAGTACCCCGTTGTCGTCGGTGCAAACCGACTAGGCGAGCCGTGGATTGCCAAGATGCCGATTCTGGCAGTTGCAGATCTCGATCGTGATGGATACGACGAGCTTATGATCGGTATCTCGGCAGGGCGGTATGGAACGCCGCGCGAGCTTGTGTGTGTAGACTCGAAATCGGGTCGGGTACGTTGGCGGTATGGGCTGGCTGCTGCCATTAACGACCAATCGCTGCACGTGTTTTCCGAAGAACCGCGAGTACGGTTCGTCACGATCTCCCCGGGTCAGGGCTATACCGTCGACGGCTTTTCTGACATGTTCTCCTACTATGTCGCGCTTGACTCCGATGGCCATGAGAGATGTCGAAAGATCGTTGCGAGGTATCCCGAACCCGGGCTGCTGGCATGGGATAAGGAATCCGATCGTGCTTACCTCTATCACACCCTTCAGCCGACGGACACTATGTCATTGTCTGAGGAGGAGTCCACCAGTCCGCGAGTGTCACTGATTTCTCCTATCGGCGACGTGAGGATTCAGGCGGCAATAGACATGGAATTGCAGGACATGTGGACATCGGATTATATCGGGGGCGGTTGTGAGGAACTGTGCGTCATCACAAACTCGGGCCATATCCGGGTTTACGACAGCCTTCTCTCTCCCGTTGCGGGGTCCGGTCCATCATCGCTGAGCGGCTTTGCCGGCCGAGGGCCTACGTTGCAGGGATATCGCGAAACAGGCGTTCTCAAAGATCAGCGGGGAAGTTCTCTACTGGTCAGCGAGTCGTTCGACCCGCTTGCCGTTCTGCCGATGGCCGCTTATGTCGCTCTTATACAACAACCGGATGAAAGCAGTGATTCCGCAACGCTAATAGTCGCTTTCCCGCGTCGACATGGCTCGATAGTGTCTCTGCGGGCGCGGTCGTTTGGGGACTATCTCGTGATTCTCTTCAATAGGTATCGAAACTATTTGATTGCCGTCTTACTCAGCCTGGGTGTAGGACTAGTAATCGTGAATTACTACCGCATACGGACGCGCCGCAATCTGGATACGATATCGACACAGAAAGAAGAGCTGGAGGCGGCTCACCGTGCCCTGCGCGAAGCGCAGGAACAGATAGTCGCCGCTGAGAAGTATCGGCAGGCGAAAGACATTGCGGGTGGATTAGCACACGAGATCCGGAACGCTCTTTTCCCGGCACGCGGACTGCTTTCTCGCTTGAAGAAGGAACAACTCGGGCCGGGGATCGGCGAGTTTGTGGCGGATATCGAGCGATCGGTCGTCCGGGCGGTCGATGTCACGACGTGGATATCCAGGTATACTACTCTTGACTCAGGGCACGCACCTTCCCTCGTTCGGATCGAGCGCATTGTGGAACAGGTATTGCAGTTGCACGGTGCGAAAATAGAATCGTCCGGCGTGAAAGTAAAAACGCACGGAGATAGTGCGGTAACAGTGGAGGCGGACGAGGCGCAGCTAGTACTGGCCGTGAGCAACCTGGTTGGCAACAGCCTCGATGCGTTGGGCGGGACTAAGGACCCGACTCTGTCGATCGGCTGGAGCCATTCTGAGAGCCACTGCCGAATTGCTGTCGAGGATAGTGGACCGGGAATCGATCTCGAGATCATAGCTCGTGTCTTTGACCCGTTCTTCTCGACAAAACCATCCCAAGGCACCGGTCTTGGGCTGTGTATTGTCCGCCAGATCGCTACGCTTCACGGCGGTAGTGTCGCTATTGAGAATCGCCCTGAAGGCGGTGTCAGGGCAGAAATAGCGCTTCCGGCTGAATCCTGA